From the Streptomyces sp. NBC_01216 genome, the window CCCGAGCCCTCGATCAGGGCGCCCGCGAAGGACGCGCCCGTGTGGTCGACATGGAGCAGCGAGGCCATCGTGGCGAGCCGCTCGCCCGGCTCCAGGGACGCCACCGGCGACTCGCGCCAGAGCGCGGCGAGCATCTTGCGGTAGGGGGAGTACCGGTCGGTGGCGGCCTCGTACTCCAGGTGCCGGTAGCCGACCGCCGCCCGCTCGCGGATGATCGAGAAGCGGGCCGCCTTCAGGACGGGGTCGGCCTCGACCAACCCGGCCAGCCAGTCGTTGATCGCCGGGGTGGCCTCCATGTAGGCGGCCGAGAGCCCTCGCATGAAGCCCATGTTGAGCACGGACAGGGCCGTCTTGACATAGTGCTTCTCCGGCGCGGAGGTGTTGAAGAAGGTCCGGATGGACTGCTGCGCCAGATAGGCGTCGTCGCCCTCGCCCAGGTAGACCAGCCGCTCCTGGGCGACCTCGGCGGCGAAGGTGACCGACAGTTTGTTCCACCACTGCCAGGGGTGCGCCGGGATCAGCAGGTAGTCGGCCGGGTCCAGGCCCCGCCCGGTGAGCGTGGCGGCGAAGCCTTCGACGGCCCGGTCGCCCAGCTCGTCCCGGACGAAGGTCTCGTAGGCGAGACCGGCGCCGGCGGTGAAGGTGGCGCGGTCACGGTGCGCCGCCAGCCAGATCAGGCGGACCTCGCTCGCCGCCTCCGGGGCGTACGCGCGGAACTCGTCCACGCCGAAGCCGAGCCGGCCGTTGTTGGCGACGAAACAGGGATGGCCTTCGGTCATCCCGGTCTCGATCGCCTGGAAGCCGGCGCGCGCCAGCACGGCCGCCGGGACGAGCGGCTTGCTCGCCTTGAAGGCCGTCCCGGCCAGGGTGGAGGAGATCTCCTCCAGGTACACGGGCAGGACCTCGTCGCTCAGCCCCAGCGCGCCGCGCAGCTCGGTGATGAAGCGGAGCGCGTCGAGCGGGAGCTGTTCGCCGTCGCGGTGGCAGCTGACGGACTCGGGACGGACCTGCCAGTGGTCGAGCGCGAAGCGGTCGGCGGTGAAGCGGTACTCGGTGGCGCCGTCGTCGCCGAGTACCCGGTAGCGGTCCTCGCCGAGCTCCTGCGGGTCGATCAGCCGTTCGTGGGCGAACTCGGCCAGGCCCTTGCGGATCAGTGCCCGGTTGGCGTCGGCCCAGCGTGCGGGGGTGAGGTGGGCGACGGGGTTCACGGGGCGGCTCCTACGGCGGCGTCGAACTGCTCGCGGGTGCAGAAGCTGAGCAGTGCCCGCTTCTCCGGCTTTTGGATCTCGCGCTCCGGCACGAAACCGACGGCCTCGTTGAGCGCGTGGACGGCCGTGTT encodes:
- a CDS encoding IucA/IucC family protein produces the protein MNPVAHLTPARWADANRALIRKGLAEFAHERLIDPQELGEDRYRVLGDDGATEYRFTADRFALDHWQVRPESVSCHRDGEQLPLDALRFITELRGALGLSDEVLPVYLEEISSTLAGTAFKASKPLVPAAVLARAGFQAIETGMTEGHPCFVANNGRLGFGVDEFRAYAPEAASEVRLIWLAAHRDRATFTAGAGLAYETFVRDELGDRAVEGFAATLTGRGLDPADYLLIPAHPWQWWNKLSVTFAAEVAQERLVYLGEGDDAYLAQQSIRTFFNTSAPEKHYVKTALSVLNMGFMRGLSAAYMEATPAINDWLAGLVEADPVLKAARFSIIRERAAVGYRHLEYEAATDRYSPYRKMLAALWRESPVASLEPGERLATMASLLHVDHTGASFAGALIEGSGLAPAQWLRGYLDAYLLPVLHSFYAYDLAYMPHGENVILVLDERGAVARAVFKDIAEEICVMDPDAVLPPAVERVRADVPEDMRLLSVFTDVFDCFFRFLAATLAAEGVLDEDGFWRTVAECVRGYQESVPEMADKYARYDMFAETFALSALNRLQLRDNRQMVDLADPSGALQLVGDLVNPIARFAR